Part of the Temnothorax longispinosus isolate EJ_2023e unplaced genomic scaffold, Tlon_JGU_v1 HiC_scaffold_532, whole genome shotgun sequence genome is shown below.
AAggaaaagtattataaaacttatagCCAACAGTCAGGATCGATTTCATATTCCCGGAGAAAAATTAACAGCAACTCACGTATTGCGACATCAAATACCAACAACGGATGATCGACCCATAAATACTCGACAGTACAGATTTCCACAAGTTCAtaaggaagaaataaataagcaaGTAAAAGAACTGTTAGAGGCAGAAATTATAAAACCTTCTCAGTCACCTTATAATACACCTATTTGGATCGTGCCAAAAAAGGAAGACTCGAAGGGAAACAAACGTTGGAGAATGGTGTTAGATTTCCGAGGTGTGAACGAAAAAACTATGGGCGATGCCTACCCAGTACCGAATATTGTCGAAATCATTGATCAATTAGGCAATGCAAAGTATTTCACAGTATGTGATCTTGCCTCTGGGTTTCACCAAATAGAAATGGATCCTGCAGATAGCCACAAAACCGCATTTACCACTCCTAATGGCCATTATGAATTCGTGAGAATGCCTTTTGGGTTAAAGAATGCTCCCGCCACTTTTCAACGATTAATGGATCTAATACTAACAGGAATAGAAGGTGTATTTATCTACATGGATGACATCATTATTTCCGCTCCTACATTAGAAGAACACGAAAGAAGATACAATTTAGTAATGGAGCGACTCCGCCAAGCTAATCTAAAATTACAGCCTGATAAATGTGAATTCTTAAAAACTGAAGTAACGTACTTAGGACACATAATAAGTAGTGATGGAATTAAACCCGAtccaaaaaaattagaagccGTGAGACAATTTCCAAGGCCAAAAACACCGAAAAACATCAAACAATTTCTTGGATTAGCAGGATATTACAGGAGATTTATaccaaatttttcaaaactaGCTAAACcgttaacaaatttattaaaaaatgatacgCCTTTTAATTGGACATCTGTTCAAGAGGAATCTTTCGAAATGTTGAAACAGAAATTATGCGAAGAACCAGTCTTGCAATATCCTGACTTTTCGAAACCTTTTATTTTAACCACCGACGCTTCCGGAACTGCCGTAGGGGGCATATTATCGCAAGGAGAAATAAACAAAGATCGACCAATAGCATACGCGTCGCGAACTTTAACCGACAACGAATTAAAGTACGACACATATGAAAAGGAAGCTTTGGCGATaatatattgcgttaaacatTTCCGACCATATCTATACGGACAGAAATTCACTCTAGTTACAGACCATAAACCCTTACTTTGGTTCAAAAATGCACAGGATGCAAACATGAGAATTCTCCGTTGGAGATTGAAATTAGCGGAATACGAATACGACGTAGTATATAAAGCAGGCAAGACCAACGTGAATGCTGATGCCTTATCAAGGAACCCGGCAAATTTCGAAGAGGCagattgcaaaataattaattgtaaaaaacttCTAAATCCCAACAACCCGAAAGACGCAGCCATAATTTCCGAAATGTTAGAAGAATCcgacgaagacgaagaagacgaaaattacaatttatatctcTCAGACGACGAAGAGATAGAAGACTTACTACCTGACGATCAACCTGATAAAAATACAGACTCAATACCATTCACACAGGAAGAACTAAGTGAACCGCCGAAAATAGAAATTGTGGAAAAGGCATTAATCCACGAGTCCCCTAGTTATAATAGAATACAAACCCGTAGCCAGACGATGAAAGATAACGCTCGACGAAAAGAGTCACCTAACGATTCACAAGTTCAGGAAGATAAAATCGAAGAGATAGAAGATAAAAACGATCCTCCAGATAAAGAAAGCGGCACCGAGGACGATGAGAGAGATGACAAaggaaatgaaataaatgaatcaGACGAAAATAGAGACCAAAATACATTACAGATGAAACCTACTGTAACCGATATTCAGATAATCAAAAGTAATATAGTAGAAACCCGCGATCTACTATTTCTACGCAAAGATAACATAGCATATTTTGTTGATACTAACGGGAGACCGTTAGATTCAGGATCGCAAAAACTTTTCGAACGAAACGAGATCCCGAATTTAACTCCTCTTTCCCTAGGAAAAGCAAAAGCCttgaaatacaaaaaacaCTATCATATAGCCTTGCCTATCAGCGAAGGGCAACGGGAAGGCCCGACCATGACTCTCACACAAATCAAAGCAGCAATAAAAGATTTACTAAACGCTGCCAAcgatttaaatttagaaacaCTCAGTATCGCGAAAACAGATTTTGTTAATAACGTACCGTGGAGTAATATCAAATCTCTCTTACAACTGACCTTTATCAACTCAACAaccaaattaattatatgcaatggattaataaaatatcctcCTAAAGATCTCCGATCCACCATAATTGGTGAAACGCACTGTTCACCTACCGGAGGACACCGAGGTGTTACGAAAACctataatagaataaaacataattactattgggaaaatttaaaatctgacattcaaaaatatatacaacaaTGTCTACAATGTCAATTGAAAAAGTTAGTCAGAGTAAAAACTAAGCAACCCATGATAATTACCGACACTCCAGGATCTTCTTTCGATAAAGTAGCCATGGATATTGTAGGACCTCTTCCCACCACTGAAAGAGGCAATGAATATATTCTTACACTACAAGACCAATTAACCAAATTCTGCATGGGAATACCCTTACCAAATCAAACTTCGGAAACAATAGCAGAAGCATTTGTGGATAgatttatatgtgtattagGAGCACCCAAGGCAATATTAACTGACCAAGGAAGAAACTTTATTAGCGATCTAATGAAAAGAGTCGCTAAGATATTCAGAATCCGTAAATTTCGCACTACCGCCTTCCACCCTCAATCAAACGGATCGTTAGAAAGATCACACCACGCGTTAGGtgaatatttgaaacaatACGCCAATGAACAGAAACAATGGGATAAATGGATTGGATTAGCAATGTTTAATTACAACACCAGTGTACATGAAGCGACGAAACACACTCCATACGAATTAGTTTTCGGAAAAATTGCAAGGATTCCGTCTAACGAACCCTTGACTTCAGAAGATAAATTAGCCAACTATGACGAGTATGTAATAAACCTCGCCACTCAGCTCCATAATATACAGACCAACGCTTGTAAAAATGTCGTTCAGgccaaattaaaataaaaaaaatactatgaCAGGAAAATTAATCCTCAAACCTTTAAACCTGGAGATCATGTGTTCCTATTAAAAGGGCCGAAACCTGGAAAATTCGGAGACCAATACACCGGTCCTCACGaagttttagaaatattgaataaaaacaacgtgaaaatcaaaatcaagaaaaataGCCGAGTTGTACACCCCAACCGATTGCGAACCTCCCATATCAAAccaatagataaataaataaataaatagataaccAAAtaaccaaataaataaataagtaaataaataatagggGATACACTGCAACAACAACCAATAAGGCCATATAACTTTCAGATGGACTCCCAGATCTTAGGAAAGatcacaatattaataataactatatgGATACGGCAAGTTTATGGGATAATAGGATACGACTGTGGGTCTCCAGCCACAAATTTGACGACCTTATCGCTGATAAACATTGAAGAATGTGACATTCCATTGCCGAAAGTCACCTCCACCCAAGTTTTTATGCACTTACTCCAGCTTACCGAATTCCAATCGGTGAAAGTAATACAATGCAAGGTTGAAGTCGATCGTTCGATTAGAGTGTGTGGAATGTTTTCTCACAACTCAGACGTTCATAATGGAAAGTATTCGTACGTAGCCGATGTCACCAGAGATGCCTGCACCCGAATGCATACCTATGGAAGCTTTGAAATATCAGGCACTATCATAACCGGATTGAAATCAAACCAAAGTGCCAGTCGTCCAGTAACCTTAGCCGGAGTCGTGGATTCCGACGGAGATTGTACCGGAGGGGTATATTCAGACCCTTACGGATCATGGACAAATGTTCTTGTACTTGCCTCCGTTACAATTACTCTACAAGATTACACCGCCGATGTTAAACTAAGCACCAACCGTTTATATCTTAGATCAGGAGTAGCTTGTGATTTTAGTACCACCCAATGCACTGACATAGAAGGAGGAAGTACCTATTGGAGCCCTATACCCGACGAAGCCTGTAGATTCACCTCATATAACCAGTTGTACAGAGGTTACGCAGAAAAGGTAACCGACCTCGTAAACGAGCGTTCCCAGATCATGTATACTGTTAATGCTCAAGATACCGTCTTCTCTTTGACCAGCACTAGCCGATATCGAACATGTGGATTCCTTTTTATCCGAACCGAACATCCCAAATTAGTAATTGTGGAAACCTTACCCGAAGATAACCTTGCTAAAGGCACCGGTCGCGTAGCTAATCTCGACCTTTTTACGTATATGAATTCAAAATTCGTTTACGTAGAAAAGCACATCCGTGGTCAGCTCAACCAATTGTACAGAAACATCTTGTTACAACAATGTAGACTTGAGCTAAAAATGATGCAGAATGCCTTGGCAATAGCTGCACGGTCCCCCGACATCTTCGCGTACCACTTTATGAAAGGACCTGGATATATGGCCCTTTTGGCCGGCGAAGTAATCCACATAGTAAAATGCGTCCCAGTCGAGGTAAAATTGACCCATACTGAGGACTGCTACGAGCAACTCCCAGTGATACTAAATAACAGAACCCACTTCCTAACACCGCAAACGCACATACTTCTACGACAAGGGACACAGATTAACTGCAATTCATTTGCACCTCCCATGTACCTCCTAGGAGACGCATGGTATAAGATTATGCCAAAACCAGTGGAAACTGTGGCACCCACCATCATGAAGCCCATGACTAAGCCCGTCTGGAGATATGTGAGTCCCGGAGCATTAGCTACCAGTGGCATATATACACCAAAGGATCTCGAAGACCTAAAGGACCATATAATGTTTCCCGCCGAGCGACCTGCGGTCCTTAATACCGTAGCGAGAGGAGTGATGGGGCAATCAACCTCGTTACATGGAGGATCCATTGCCAACTTGATCGACGAGGCAtcaattgaaaaatatgcattatcCTCTTGGCAGAAATTCTGgagcaaatttttaatcttcgGCAACATTAGCGCCGGAATGATCgggatatatttattcataagaaTCTTCAAACTGATACTAGATACTCTCGTACACGGGTACGCTCTTCACACAGTATATGGATGGTCCGTATACCTGATAGGAGCCATATGGGATTCCTTGACCCAACTTTTATTACATCTAGGGAAAAGGAAACCTGACACCGAAAGACCCACTGCTCCAGATAGATCGGAGGAAGAGAGACAATCTCTTGAGCCACAAACTCACATGACAACTAATAACGGACCAGGACATTCTTTTTCATTCGGGAGACCTCTCCTCCCTCTGAAGGAAACTTCCACTTACACTCTTGAACTTAAAggataataaaactaataataataataacaacaatagATTATATTTACCCGGTCAATGTACTGTCTCTTACTATCGGTATCCTTCGACGCCAACCCTACTGTTTTTAACTACATGCTACGACATGCAGGGAAATCAAAACGTCACTATTCTTTTATAGAAATGGAAATTGAGTGTATCAACCCCCGACTTTTGACCCGCGGACCACTAAGGGTCAAGGTCATAAAGGTAGAATCCCCCACCTTCCTATGGGTTCAATTGGAAAACTCGCGTGATGACCTGGACGAACTCGTTGACGATCTAACGCGCAGGATGATGCGCAGGAGTAATTCCTTGCATATGCCACCCGACCACGTGCTACCAGGAGAAGCAGTAACCATCCGGGAAGGAAGACGTTGGCAAAGAGGGATCGTGTACCAGATCGAAAGAAATGGATTGGTCACGATCGCCTTACGAGACTGGGGACGGGTCATCCAGCGACCTATATTTGACACCTACATCCTAGAAGACCGATTTTGCAATCTACCTTGGCAGGCCATCCCCTGCGGGCTTGCAAATATCCAGGCTGTTGGAGCAAAACCAAAATGGCCCCGGAGAGTAAACGACCTGACCAGACTACTGCTGGAACGACGGGAAGGATGGATCCGGATTCGTACCACTCTCCGAGATGAAGCCGCCGTGGTTAATTTCAAACCCGAACGCGAGAGTGAAGAAGAACTAGGCAACACGGAAGAATTGCTGATACGAATGGGGTGCGCCGAGCATGCTGACgaacaaataacaaaaacaCACCCTACAATTCTCTAGGTGAGAAACAAACACGCAAAACAAATAtgtatgtctatatatatatgcaaatatatatatacatgtatatataaaaaaaaaacacaaaaaaaaaacaataatagcATAT
Proteins encoded:
- the LOC139824728 gene encoding uncharacterized protein — protein: MDSQILGKITILIITIWIRQVYGIIGYDCGSPATNLTTLSLINIEECDIPLPKVTSTQVFMHLLQLTEFQSVKVIQCKVEVDRSIRVCGMFSHNSDVHNGKYSYVADVTRDACTRMHTYGSFEISGTIITGLKSNQSASRPVTLAGVVDSDGDCTGGVYSDPYGSWTNVLVLASVTITLQDYTADVKLSTNRLYLRSGVACDFSTTQCTDIEGGSTYWSPIPDEACRFTSYNQLYRGYAEKVTDLVNERSQIMYTVNAQDTVFSLTSTSRYRTCGFLFIRTEHPKLVIVETLPEDNLAKGTGRVANLDLFTYMNSKFVYVEKHIRGQLNQLYRNILLQQCRLELKMMQNALAIAARSPDIFAYHFMKGPGYMALLAGEVIHIVKCVPVEVKLTHTEDCYEQLPVILNNRTHFLTPQTHILLRQGTQINCNSFAPPMYLLGDAWYKIMPKPVETVAPTIMKPMTKPVWRYVSPGALATSGIYTPKDLEDLKDHIMFPAERPAVLNTVARGVMGQSTSLHGGSIANLIDEASIEKYALSSWQKFWSKFLIFGNISAGMIGIYLFIRIFKLILDTLVHGYALHTVYGWSVYLIGAIWDSLTQLLLHLGKRKPDTERPTAPDRSEEERQSLEPQTHMTTNNGPGHSFSFGRPLLPLKETSTYTLELKG